The following proteins are co-located in the Papaver somniferum cultivar HN1 unplaced genomic scaffold, ASM357369v1 unplaced-scaffold_128, whole genome shotgun sequence genome:
- the LOC113331965 gene encoding uncharacterized protein At5g08430-like isoform X3 gives MENTETGEENNEEKVAEDWCFHCKDGGLLLVCDHKDCHKAYHSECVGKDPLEPETGEPWICNWHCCFNCGGGPEFHCISCPKAVCKRCVKGVEFANFRAKKSFCGDCLKLLLLIEENVEVDSDGGKIDFKDRETYEGLFKEYWDLIKDEEGVTLEDLYTADRLLHKGKGNKKEGYKGNKREGCRKKIDSDKLFICDKEDELLSDFEENEEDLTLAIVPSNGIPHPALKSMKRKMKKKKVFIGWGSKPLIDFLTSVGKDPSQTFSLFDLVKIVNEYITNNRLTDREKKKRVICDERLLSLLGKRTVNRTKIRDLLEPHLRDNQDSSEEDELSDNSEEGEGASNSCKRQRRISMDKDKTNGTVKIKFAPRSCFASIVTQNIKLVYLKRSLVQDLLKKPDTFDGKVVGSFVRVKSDPNDYLQKNSHQLLQVTGIQKVSEAGESNTEINLQLSSMSDGVQIRMLSDDDFTEEECEDLRQRVKDGQVKRPTTWDLEGKARVLHEDITYHWIERELALLQNLIDRANEKGWRRELCEYLERRTLLQSPSERERLIQEVPLVIADEIEVEPPVELPGDENPNTDDSPRSILSRDSESLDDVARKETSSSPKDGEVIPAGRGSKIKSITYAVVESNIIMNEVQDGGNIAAGVSDDLKDFTGNEDRNGGTVYGSVGEKVKAAASVSVNCTKLEVDVVKEEQKQSRSNKIEQQSSIEDAKQENNERNSLIMNKHQDKVDVMVIDLANEDGDACGNLILENPESSIWHYLDPSGKSQGPFSMSLLKMWKSKHFFTPDFKVWKTGQPKEAAILLTDAICQVYPENSR, from the exons TTAGAACCGGAAACAGGGGAGCCTTGGATTTGTA ACTGGCATTGCTGCTTCAATTGTGGTGGAGGTCCAGAATTTCATTGCATTTCCTGTCCGAAAGCTGTATGCAAACGCTGTGTTAAAGGTGTGGAGTTTGCGAATTTCAGAGCAAAAAAGAGCTTCTGTGGTGATTGCTTAAAGCTTCTTCTATTAATAGAAGAAAATGTTGAGGTCGACTCTGATGGG GGCAAGATAGATTTTAAGGACAGGGAAACATATGAGGGCCTGTTCAAGGAATACTGGGATCTAATAAAAGACGAGGAAGGCGTAACTTTAGAAGATCTCTATACTGCTGACAGACTATTGCATAAGGGCAAGGGAAATAAAAAAGAGGGCTACAAGGGCAATAAAAGAGAGGGCTgcagaaaaaaaattgattcagaTAAACTTTTTATATGTGATAAGGAGGATGAATTGTTatcggattttgaagaaaatgAGGAGGATCTAACACTGGCAATAGTTCCATCCAATGGGATTCCACATCCTGCACTGAAGTcgatgaaaagaaaaatgaaaaagaaaaaagtgttTATCGGGTGGGGATCGAAGCCTCTAATAGATTTTCTTACATCCGTTGGCAAGGATCCAAGCCAGACTTTTTCTCTTTTTGATTTGGTCAAAATTGTCAACGAATATATCACCAATAACAGACTCACTGatcgagaaaagaagaagagggttaTATGCGATGAAAGGCTCCTTTCTCTTTTAGGGAAGAGGACAGTGAACCGAACTAAAATTCGTGACTTGTTGGAACCACATTTACGTGATAACCAGGATTCATCAGAGGAGGATGAGTTGAGTGATAACTCAGAAGAGGGTGAAGGTGCTTCAAATTCTTGCAAAAGGCAAAGAAGGATCAGCATGGACAAGGACAAGACAAATGGGACAGTTAAAATTAAATTTGCTCCGCGTAGCTGTTTTGCTTCTATAGTAACTCAAAACATCAAGTTGGTTTATTTGAAAAGGAGCTTAGTTCAGGATCTATTAAAAAAGCCTGATACTTTTGATGGCAAAGTGGTTGGAAGCTTTGTTAGGGTCAAAAGTGACCCTAATGATTACCTCCAAAAAAATTCTCACCAGCTTCTGCAAGTTACTG GGATACAGAAGGTTTCGGAGGCGGGTGAGAGTAATACAGAGATTAACTTGCAACTCTCAAGTATGAGTGACGGTGTCCAGATACGCATGCTGTCAGATGATGATTTCACTGAG GAAGAGTGTGAGGACTTACGCCAGCGTGTGAAAGATGGTCAGGTGAAGAGGCCCACTACT TGGGATCTTGAGGGGAAGGCCAGAGTTCTGCACGAAGATATTACATATCAT TGGATCGAAAGAGAGCTTGCCCTGTTACAAAATCTCATTGATCGAGCAAATGAGAAGGGATGGCGCAGAGA GCTCTGCGAGTACCTTGAGAGGAGGACGCTACTTCAGTCACCATCTGAAAGGGAAAGATTGATACAAGAAGTTCCACTAGTAATTGCTGATGAAATCGAGGTTGAGCCTCCTGTTGAGTTGCCTGGAGATGAAAACCCTAACACCGATGATTCACCGAGATCAATCCTTTCCAGGGATTCAGAATCTCTTGATGACGTGGCAAGAAAAGAAACCTCTTCTAGTCCTAAAGATGGAGAAGTTATACCTGCAG GTCGCGGtagcaagataaaaagtattaCTTATGCAGTTGTTGAATCAAATATAATTATGAATGAAGTCCAAGATGGGGGAAACATTGCTGCCGGAGTGTCTGATGACTTAAAAG ATTTCACTGGGAATGAAGATCGAAATGGGGGAACTGTTTATGGCAGCGTGGGTGAGAAAGTAAAAG CTGCAGCATCTGTTTCTGTAAACTGTACTAAATTGGAAGTTGATGTTGTCAAGGAAGAGCAGAAACAATCTCGTTCCAATAAAATTGAGCAGCAATCATCAATAGAGGATGCCAAGCAAGAAAACAATGAAAGAAACTCCCTAATTATGAACAAACACCAGGATAAGGTGGACGTTATGGTGATTGATTTAGCCAATGAAGATGGAGATGCTTGTGGAAACTTAATTCTTGAGAACCCTGAAAGTTCGATATGGCATTATCTAGATCCTTCTGGTAAAAGTCAGGGACCGTTCTCAATGAGTTTGCTCAAAATGTGGAAAAGCAAGCATTTCTTTACCCCAGATTTTAAGGTTTGGAAAACAGGACAGCCAAAAGAGGCGGCAATCCTTCTTACTGATGCGATATGTCAAGTATACCCTGAAAATAGTAGGTAA
- the LOC113331965 gene encoding uncharacterized protein At5g08430-like isoform X1 gives MENTETGEENNEEKVAEDWCFHCKDGGLLLVCDHKDCHKAYHSECVGKDPLEPETGEPWICNWHCCFNCGGGPEFHCISCPKAVCKRCVKGVEFANFRAKKSFCGDCLKLLLLIEENVEVDSDGGKIDFKDRETYEGLFKEYWDLIKDEEGVTLEDLYTADRLLHKGKGNKKEGYKGNKREGCRKKIDSDKLFICDKEDELLSDFEENEEDLTLAIVPSNGIPHPALKSMKRKMKKKKVFIGWGSKPLIDFLTSVGKDPSQTFSLFDLVKIVNEYITNNRLTDREKKKRVICDERLLSLLGKRTVNRTKIRDLLEPHLRDNQDSSEEDELSDNSEEGEGASNSCKRQRRISMDKDKTNGTVKIKFAPRSCFASIVTQNIKLVYLKRSLVQDLLKKPDTFDGKVVGSFVRVKSDPNDYLQKNSHQLLQVTGIQKVSEAGESNTEINLQLSSMSDGVQIRMLSDDDFTEEECEDLRQRVKDGQVKRPTTWDLEGKARVLHEDITYHWIERELALLQNLIDRANEKGWRRELCEYLERRTLLQSPSERERLIQEVPLVIADEIEVEPPVELPGDENPNTDDSPRSILSRDSESLDDVARKETSSSPKDGEVIPAGRGSKIKSITYAVVESNIIMNEVQDGGNIAAGVSDDLKDGMSRNVVAKLDFTGNEDRNGGTVYGSVGEKVKAAASVSVNCTKLEVDVVKEEQKQSRSNKIEQQSSIEDAKQENNERNSLIMNKHQDKVDVMVIDLANEDGDACGNLILENPESSIWHYLDPSGKSQGPFSMSLLKMWKSKHFFTPDFKVWKTGQPKEAAILLTDAICQVYPENSR, from the exons TTAGAACCGGAAACAGGGGAGCCTTGGATTTGTA ACTGGCATTGCTGCTTCAATTGTGGTGGAGGTCCAGAATTTCATTGCATTTCCTGTCCGAAAGCTGTATGCAAACGCTGTGTTAAAGGTGTGGAGTTTGCGAATTTCAGAGCAAAAAAGAGCTTCTGTGGTGATTGCTTAAAGCTTCTTCTATTAATAGAAGAAAATGTTGAGGTCGACTCTGATGGG GGCAAGATAGATTTTAAGGACAGGGAAACATATGAGGGCCTGTTCAAGGAATACTGGGATCTAATAAAAGACGAGGAAGGCGTAACTTTAGAAGATCTCTATACTGCTGACAGACTATTGCATAAGGGCAAGGGAAATAAAAAAGAGGGCTACAAGGGCAATAAAAGAGAGGGCTgcagaaaaaaaattgattcagaTAAACTTTTTATATGTGATAAGGAGGATGAATTGTTatcggattttgaagaaaatgAGGAGGATCTAACACTGGCAATAGTTCCATCCAATGGGATTCCACATCCTGCACTGAAGTcgatgaaaagaaaaatgaaaaagaaaaaagtgttTATCGGGTGGGGATCGAAGCCTCTAATAGATTTTCTTACATCCGTTGGCAAGGATCCAAGCCAGACTTTTTCTCTTTTTGATTTGGTCAAAATTGTCAACGAATATATCACCAATAACAGACTCACTGatcgagaaaagaagaagagggttaTATGCGATGAAAGGCTCCTTTCTCTTTTAGGGAAGAGGACAGTGAACCGAACTAAAATTCGTGACTTGTTGGAACCACATTTACGTGATAACCAGGATTCATCAGAGGAGGATGAGTTGAGTGATAACTCAGAAGAGGGTGAAGGTGCTTCAAATTCTTGCAAAAGGCAAAGAAGGATCAGCATGGACAAGGACAAGACAAATGGGACAGTTAAAATTAAATTTGCTCCGCGTAGCTGTTTTGCTTCTATAGTAACTCAAAACATCAAGTTGGTTTATTTGAAAAGGAGCTTAGTTCAGGATCTATTAAAAAAGCCTGATACTTTTGATGGCAAAGTGGTTGGAAGCTTTGTTAGGGTCAAAAGTGACCCTAATGATTACCTCCAAAAAAATTCTCACCAGCTTCTGCAAGTTACTG GGATACAGAAGGTTTCGGAGGCGGGTGAGAGTAATACAGAGATTAACTTGCAACTCTCAAGTATGAGTGACGGTGTCCAGATACGCATGCTGTCAGATGATGATTTCACTGAG GAAGAGTGTGAGGACTTACGCCAGCGTGTGAAAGATGGTCAGGTGAAGAGGCCCACTACT TGGGATCTTGAGGGGAAGGCCAGAGTTCTGCACGAAGATATTACATATCAT TGGATCGAAAGAGAGCTTGCCCTGTTACAAAATCTCATTGATCGAGCAAATGAGAAGGGATGGCGCAGAGA GCTCTGCGAGTACCTTGAGAGGAGGACGCTACTTCAGTCACCATCTGAAAGGGAAAGATTGATACAAGAAGTTCCACTAGTAATTGCTGATGAAATCGAGGTTGAGCCTCCTGTTGAGTTGCCTGGAGATGAAAACCCTAACACCGATGATTCACCGAGATCAATCCTTTCCAGGGATTCAGAATCTCTTGATGACGTGGCAAGAAAAGAAACCTCTTCTAGTCCTAAAGATGGAGAAGTTATACCTGCAG GTCGCGGtagcaagataaaaagtattaCTTATGCAGTTGTTGAATCAAATATAATTATGAATGAAGTCCAAGATGGGGGAAACATTGCTGCCGGAGTGTCTGATGACTTAAAAG ATGGCATGAGTAGAAATGTTGTTGCTAAACTAGATTTCACTGGGAATGAAGATCGAAATGGGGGAACTGTTTATGGCAGCGTGGGTGAGAAAGTAAAAG CTGCAGCATCTGTTTCTGTAAACTGTACTAAATTGGAAGTTGATGTTGTCAAGGAAGAGCAGAAACAATCTCGTTCCAATAAAATTGAGCAGCAATCATCAATAGAGGATGCCAAGCAAGAAAACAATGAAAGAAACTCCCTAATTATGAACAAACACCAGGATAAGGTGGACGTTATGGTGATTGATTTAGCCAATGAAGATGGAGATGCTTGTGGAAACTTAATTCTTGAGAACCCTGAAAGTTCGATATGGCATTATCTAGATCCTTCTGGTAAAAGTCAGGGACCGTTCTCAATGAGTTTGCTCAAAATGTGGAAAAGCAAGCATTTCTTTACCCCAGATTTTAAGGTTTGGAAAACAGGACAGCCAAAAGAGGCGGCAATCCTTCTTACTGATGCGATATGTCAAGTATACCCTGAAAATAGTAGGTAA
- the LOC113331965 gene encoding uncharacterized protein At5g08430-like isoform X4: MENTETGEENNEEKVAEDWCFHCKDGGLLLVCDHKDCHKAYHSECVGKDPLEPETGEPWICNWHCCFNCGGGPEFHCISCPKAVCKRCVKGVEFANFRAKKSFCGDCLKLLLLIEENVEVDSDGGKIDFKDRETYEGLFKEYWDLIKDEEGVTLEDLYTADRLLHKGKGNKKEGYKGNKREGCRKKIDSDKLFICDKEDELLSDFEENEEDLTLAIVPSNGIPHPALKSMKRKMKKKKVFIGWGSKPLIDFLTSVGKDPSQTFSLFDLVKIVNEYITNNRLTDREKKKRVICDERLLSLLGKRTVNRTKIRDLLEPHLRDNQDSSEEDELSDNSEEGEGASNSCKRQRRISMDKDKTNGTVKIKFAPRSCFASIVTQNIKLVYLKRSLVQDLLKKPDTFDGKVVGSFVRVKSDPNDYLQKNSHQLLQVTGIQKVSEAGESNTEINLQLSSMSDGVQIRMLSDDDFTEEECEDLRQRVKDGQVKRPTTWDLEGKARVLHEDITYHWIERELALLQNLIDRANEKGWRRELCEYLERRTLLQSPSERERLIQEVPLVIADEIEVEPPVELPGDENPNTDDSPRSILSRDSESLDDVARKETSSSPKDGEVIPAGRGSKIKSITYAVVESNIIMNEVQDGGNIAAGVSDDLKDFTGNEDRNGGTVYGSVGEKVKASVSVNCTKLEVDVVKEEQKQSRSNKIEQQSSIEDAKQENNERNSLIMNKHQDKVDVMVIDLANEDGDACGNLILENPESSIWHYLDPSGKSQGPFSMSLLKMWKSKHFFTPDFKVWKTGQPKEAAILLTDAICQVYPENSR, translated from the exons TTAGAACCGGAAACAGGGGAGCCTTGGATTTGTA ACTGGCATTGCTGCTTCAATTGTGGTGGAGGTCCAGAATTTCATTGCATTTCCTGTCCGAAAGCTGTATGCAAACGCTGTGTTAAAGGTGTGGAGTTTGCGAATTTCAGAGCAAAAAAGAGCTTCTGTGGTGATTGCTTAAAGCTTCTTCTATTAATAGAAGAAAATGTTGAGGTCGACTCTGATGGG GGCAAGATAGATTTTAAGGACAGGGAAACATATGAGGGCCTGTTCAAGGAATACTGGGATCTAATAAAAGACGAGGAAGGCGTAACTTTAGAAGATCTCTATACTGCTGACAGACTATTGCATAAGGGCAAGGGAAATAAAAAAGAGGGCTACAAGGGCAATAAAAGAGAGGGCTgcagaaaaaaaattgattcagaTAAACTTTTTATATGTGATAAGGAGGATGAATTGTTatcggattttgaagaaaatgAGGAGGATCTAACACTGGCAATAGTTCCATCCAATGGGATTCCACATCCTGCACTGAAGTcgatgaaaagaaaaatgaaaaagaaaaaagtgttTATCGGGTGGGGATCGAAGCCTCTAATAGATTTTCTTACATCCGTTGGCAAGGATCCAAGCCAGACTTTTTCTCTTTTTGATTTGGTCAAAATTGTCAACGAATATATCACCAATAACAGACTCACTGatcgagaaaagaagaagagggttaTATGCGATGAAAGGCTCCTTTCTCTTTTAGGGAAGAGGACAGTGAACCGAACTAAAATTCGTGACTTGTTGGAACCACATTTACGTGATAACCAGGATTCATCAGAGGAGGATGAGTTGAGTGATAACTCAGAAGAGGGTGAAGGTGCTTCAAATTCTTGCAAAAGGCAAAGAAGGATCAGCATGGACAAGGACAAGACAAATGGGACAGTTAAAATTAAATTTGCTCCGCGTAGCTGTTTTGCTTCTATAGTAACTCAAAACATCAAGTTGGTTTATTTGAAAAGGAGCTTAGTTCAGGATCTATTAAAAAAGCCTGATACTTTTGATGGCAAAGTGGTTGGAAGCTTTGTTAGGGTCAAAAGTGACCCTAATGATTACCTCCAAAAAAATTCTCACCAGCTTCTGCAAGTTACTG GGATACAGAAGGTTTCGGAGGCGGGTGAGAGTAATACAGAGATTAACTTGCAACTCTCAAGTATGAGTGACGGTGTCCAGATACGCATGCTGTCAGATGATGATTTCACTGAG GAAGAGTGTGAGGACTTACGCCAGCGTGTGAAAGATGGTCAGGTGAAGAGGCCCACTACT TGGGATCTTGAGGGGAAGGCCAGAGTTCTGCACGAAGATATTACATATCAT TGGATCGAAAGAGAGCTTGCCCTGTTACAAAATCTCATTGATCGAGCAAATGAGAAGGGATGGCGCAGAGA GCTCTGCGAGTACCTTGAGAGGAGGACGCTACTTCAGTCACCATCTGAAAGGGAAAGATTGATACAAGAAGTTCCACTAGTAATTGCTGATGAAATCGAGGTTGAGCCTCCTGTTGAGTTGCCTGGAGATGAAAACCCTAACACCGATGATTCACCGAGATCAATCCTTTCCAGGGATTCAGAATCTCTTGATGACGTGGCAAGAAAAGAAACCTCTTCTAGTCCTAAAGATGGAGAAGTTATACCTGCAG GTCGCGGtagcaagataaaaagtattaCTTATGCAGTTGTTGAATCAAATATAATTATGAATGAAGTCCAAGATGGGGGAAACATTGCTGCCGGAGTGTCTGATGACTTAAAAG ATTTCACTGGGAATGAAGATCGAAATGGGGGAACTGTTTATGGCAGCGTGGGTGAGAAAGTAAAAG CATCTGTTTCTGTAAACTGTACTAAATTGGAAGTTGATGTTGTCAAGGAAGAGCAGAAACAATCTCGTTCCAATAAAATTGAGCAGCAATCATCAATAGAGGATGCCAAGCAAGAAAACAATGAAAGAAACTCCCTAATTATGAACAAACACCAGGATAAGGTGGACGTTATGGTGATTGATTTAGCCAATGAAGATGGAGATGCTTGTGGAAACTTAATTCTTGAGAACCCTGAAAGTTCGATATGGCATTATCTAGATCCTTCTGGTAAAAGTCAGGGACCGTTCTCAATGAGTTTGCTCAAAATGTGGAAAAGCAAGCATTTCTTTACCCCAGATTTTAAGGTTTGGAAAACAGGACAGCCAAAAGAGGCGGCAATCCTTCTTACTGATGCGATATGTCAAGTATACCCTGAAAATAGTAGGTAA
- the LOC113331965 gene encoding uncharacterized protein At5g08430-like isoform X2, whose product MENTETGEENNEEKVAEDWCFHCKDGGLLLVCDHKDCHKAYHSECVGKDPLEPETGEPWICNWHCCFNCGGGPEFHCISCPKAVCKRCVKGVEFANFRAKKSFCGDCLKLLLLIEENVEVDSDGGKIDFKDRETYEGLFKEYWDLIKDEEGVTLEDLYTADRLLHKGKGNKKEGYKGNKREGCRKKIDSDKLFICDKEDELLSDFEENEEDLTLAIVPSNGIPHPALKSMKRKMKKKKVFIGWGSKPLIDFLTSVGKDPSQTFSLFDLVKIVNEYITNNRLTDREKKKRVICDERLLSLLGKRTVNRTKIRDLLEPHLRDNQDSSEEDELSDNSEEGEGASNSCKRQRRISMDKDKTNGTVKIKFAPRSCFASIVTQNIKLVYLKRSLVQDLLKKPDTFDGKVVGSFVRVKSDPNDYLQKNSHQLLQVTGIQKVSEAGESNTEINLQLSSMSDGVQIRMLSDDDFTEEECEDLRQRVKDGQVKRPTTWDLEGKARVLHEDITYHWIERELALLQNLIDRANEKGWRRELCEYLERRTLLQSPSERERLIQEVPLVIADEIEVEPPVELPGDENPNTDDSPRSILSRDSESLDDVARKETSSSPKDGEVIPAGRGSKIKSITYAVVESNIIMNEVQDGGNIAAGVSDDLKDGMSRNVVAKLDFTGNEDRNGGTVYGSVGEKVKASVSVNCTKLEVDVVKEEQKQSRSNKIEQQSSIEDAKQENNERNSLIMNKHQDKVDVMVIDLANEDGDACGNLILENPESSIWHYLDPSGKSQGPFSMSLLKMWKSKHFFTPDFKVWKTGQPKEAAILLTDAICQVYPENSR is encoded by the exons TTAGAACCGGAAACAGGGGAGCCTTGGATTTGTA ACTGGCATTGCTGCTTCAATTGTGGTGGAGGTCCAGAATTTCATTGCATTTCCTGTCCGAAAGCTGTATGCAAACGCTGTGTTAAAGGTGTGGAGTTTGCGAATTTCAGAGCAAAAAAGAGCTTCTGTGGTGATTGCTTAAAGCTTCTTCTATTAATAGAAGAAAATGTTGAGGTCGACTCTGATGGG GGCAAGATAGATTTTAAGGACAGGGAAACATATGAGGGCCTGTTCAAGGAATACTGGGATCTAATAAAAGACGAGGAAGGCGTAACTTTAGAAGATCTCTATACTGCTGACAGACTATTGCATAAGGGCAAGGGAAATAAAAAAGAGGGCTACAAGGGCAATAAAAGAGAGGGCTgcagaaaaaaaattgattcagaTAAACTTTTTATATGTGATAAGGAGGATGAATTGTTatcggattttgaagaaaatgAGGAGGATCTAACACTGGCAATAGTTCCATCCAATGGGATTCCACATCCTGCACTGAAGTcgatgaaaagaaaaatgaaaaagaaaaaagtgttTATCGGGTGGGGATCGAAGCCTCTAATAGATTTTCTTACATCCGTTGGCAAGGATCCAAGCCAGACTTTTTCTCTTTTTGATTTGGTCAAAATTGTCAACGAATATATCACCAATAACAGACTCACTGatcgagaaaagaagaagagggttaTATGCGATGAAAGGCTCCTTTCTCTTTTAGGGAAGAGGACAGTGAACCGAACTAAAATTCGTGACTTGTTGGAACCACATTTACGTGATAACCAGGATTCATCAGAGGAGGATGAGTTGAGTGATAACTCAGAAGAGGGTGAAGGTGCTTCAAATTCTTGCAAAAGGCAAAGAAGGATCAGCATGGACAAGGACAAGACAAATGGGACAGTTAAAATTAAATTTGCTCCGCGTAGCTGTTTTGCTTCTATAGTAACTCAAAACATCAAGTTGGTTTATTTGAAAAGGAGCTTAGTTCAGGATCTATTAAAAAAGCCTGATACTTTTGATGGCAAAGTGGTTGGAAGCTTTGTTAGGGTCAAAAGTGACCCTAATGATTACCTCCAAAAAAATTCTCACCAGCTTCTGCAAGTTACTG GGATACAGAAGGTTTCGGAGGCGGGTGAGAGTAATACAGAGATTAACTTGCAACTCTCAAGTATGAGTGACGGTGTCCAGATACGCATGCTGTCAGATGATGATTTCACTGAG GAAGAGTGTGAGGACTTACGCCAGCGTGTGAAAGATGGTCAGGTGAAGAGGCCCACTACT TGGGATCTTGAGGGGAAGGCCAGAGTTCTGCACGAAGATATTACATATCAT TGGATCGAAAGAGAGCTTGCCCTGTTACAAAATCTCATTGATCGAGCAAATGAGAAGGGATGGCGCAGAGA GCTCTGCGAGTACCTTGAGAGGAGGACGCTACTTCAGTCACCATCTGAAAGGGAAAGATTGATACAAGAAGTTCCACTAGTAATTGCTGATGAAATCGAGGTTGAGCCTCCTGTTGAGTTGCCTGGAGATGAAAACCCTAACACCGATGATTCACCGAGATCAATCCTTTCCAGGGATTCAGAATCTCTTGATGACGTGGCAAGAAAAGAAACCTCTTCTAGTCCTAAAGATGGAGAAGTTATACCTGCAG GTCGCGGtagcaagataaaaagtattaCTTATGCAGTTGTTGAATCAAATATAATTATGAATGAAGTCCAAGATGGGGGAAACATTGCTGCCGGAGTGTCTGATGACTTAAAAG ATGGCATGAGTAGAAATGTTGTTGCTAAACTAGATTTCACTGGGAATGAAGATCGAAATGGGGGAACTGTTTATGGCAGCGTGGGTGAGAAAGTAAAAG CATCTGTTTCTGTAAACTGTACTAAATTGGAAGTTGATGTTGTCAAGGAAGAGCAGAAACAATCTCGTTCCAATAAAATTGAGCAGCAATCATCAATAGAGGATGCCAAGCAAGAAAACAATGAAAGAAACTCCCTAATTATGAACAAACACCAGGATAAGGTGGACGTTATGGTGATTGATTTAGCCAATGAAGATGGAGATGCTTGTGGAAACTTAATTCTTGAGAACCCTGAAAGTTCGATATGGCATTATCTAGATCCTTCTGGTAAAAGTCAGGGACCGTTCTCAATGAGTTTGCTCAAAATGTGGAAAAGCAAGCATTTCTTTACCCCAGATTTTAAGGTTTGGAAAACAGGACAGCCAAAAGAGGCGGCAATCCTTCTTACTGATGCGATATGTCAAGTATACCCTGAAAATAGTAGGTAA